Proteins from one Carassius auratus strain Wakin linkage group LG28B, ASM336829v1, whole genome shotgun sequence genomic window:
- the LOC113067790 gene encoding thyrotroph embryonic factor-like: MMPGQALVTVAIGPQKSSGFVLKKIMNIPPPNILQDQDDDIEKEKQGLIVDGTSGGSGGSGGTGGVSASLTPAIWDKTIPYDGETFHLEYMDLDEFLLENEIPITLEEELSKCPEAEWRGGDTQGSSDEPQMPEEEYRDDEESEDDSLSVTVETTAEAKVDPDRVTPTPIDPEEIEVNVAFQPDPTDLVLSSVPGGELFNPRKHRFSEEELKPQPMIKKAKKVFVPEDAKDEKYWSRRNKNNVAAKRSREARRLKENQIAVRATFLERENAALRKEVAELRKDCGRCKKIMSLYEAKYGSL, from the exons ATGATGCCCGGTCAAGCGTTGGTGACGGTGGCCATCGGCCCGCAAAAATCGTCCGGTTTTGTTTTAAAGAAGATCATGAATATTCCTCCTCCAAACATACTGCAGGATCAAGACGATG ACATCGAGAAGGAGAAGCAGGGTTTGATTGTCGATGGGACGTCCGGCGGCAGCGGCGGTTCGGGTGGCACAGGGGGCGTCTCCGCCTCTCTCACCCCCGCCATCTGGGACAAAACCATCCCGTACGACGGCGAGACCTTCCACCTGGAGTACATGGACCTGGACGAGTTCCTGCTTGAGAACGAGATTCCCATCACACTGGAGGAGGAGCTGAGCAAGTGTCCCGAGGCGGAGTGGCGCGGCGGAGACACGCAGGGATCCTCAGATGAGCCGCAGATGCCTGAAGAGGAGTACAGGGACGATGAAGAGTCTGAGGATGACTCGCTCTCTGTGACCGTTGAGACGACAGCAG AAGCCAAAGTGGACCCTGACCGCGTGACGCCGACTCCGATCGACCCGGAGGAGATCGAGGTGAACGTGGCCTTCCAGCCCGACCCTACAGATCTGGTCCTGTCCAGCGTTCCCGGAGGAGAGCTCTTCAATCCGCGGAAACACCGCTTCTCTGAGGAAGAGCTCAAACCACAGCCCATGATCAAGAAAGCCAAGAAAGTGTTCGTTCCTGAAGATGCCAAG GATGAGAAATACTGGTCGCGGAGGAATAAGAACAACGTGGCGGCGAAGCGATCTCGTGAAGCCCGGCGTCTGAAGGAGAACCAGATCGCCGTCCGCGCCACCTTCCTGGAGCGGGAAAACGCCGCACTACGAAAGGAAGTGGCCGAGCTGCGCAAAGACTGCGGCCGCTGCAAGAAGATCATGTCACTGTACGAAGCCAAATACGGCTCGCTGTGA